From a single Leptospira levettii genomic region:
- a CDS encoding 7TM domain-containing protein — protein MDRKTYITIFILIILPIISILYKLNVADLSLLPVAVDDTVNLQVVISPKENVAISEVVFPIPKQFVQAKVLKSNTKTDDLDFRVQKKQYGHLGIWEGEDWNSPIGYYAKIKMLPYENKDPEPEIPTPPKKTVTKEPYYLSLKQFSTDELSLAKKLYEQIHPYDKDNVASAKQIYYFISEEIINSYKDISLSDTIRLNSGNAYTQALLFSLLCRMRGIQARTVAGFDLSKQTEKDNKNKITFWNEVRFHGKWYFVSTYKSIFASSVTGYLPLWKSVEEKRNLGEDPVTFRYTAYITKSNVNRYNFKEYSEEIASSNSFLRYYSLYSLPTPLQNLFRLVILIPIGALVLSIARNMIGIPTFGIFTPILLAMFFYETNLWFGIGFFLLMIALGFFERFALDKFYLLAVPRLSILLTVTVLTLILFSIINEEISIFNQMSVTLFPIVITTIFVERFSIMIIEEGVMHTMVTLLGTLVIALISYMIFFFGSLQILFFTHPELLLIVIAIQILLGLYKGYRISELFRFREIFKS, from the coding sequence TTGGATCGTAAAACCTACATCACAATTTTTATTCTAATTATCTTACCCATAATTTCTATTTTGTATAAGTTAAATGTTGCTGATTTATCTCTTTTGCCAGTAGCAGTTGATGATACAGTCAATTTACAAGTTGTTATTTCTCCCAAGGAAAATGTTGCCATCTCTGAAGTTGTATTTCCTATCCCAAAACAATTTGTACAAGCAAAGGTTTTAAAATCGAATACCAAAACCGATGATTTGGATTTCAGAGTACAAAAAAAACAGTATGGACATTTGGGAATCTGGGAAGGGGAAGATTGGAATTCTCCTATAGGTTATTATGCGAAAATCAAAATGTTGCCCTATGAGAATAAAGATCCTGAACCTGAAATCCCAACTCCTCCTAAAAAAACAGTAACAAAAGAACCTTATTATCTTTCGTTAAAACAATTTTCCACAGATGAACTTTCTTTAGCAAAAAAATTATATGAACAAATTCATCCGTATGATAAAGATAACGTCGCTTCCGCAAAACAAATCTATTATTTTATCTCAGAAGAAATTATCAATTCCTATAAAGATATCTCGTTGTCTGACACCATTCGATTGAATAGTGGGAATGCGTATACACAAGCATTACTGTTTTCATTACTTTGCAGAATGAGAGGCATACAAGCTAGAACGGTTGCAGGTTTTGACCTGAGCAAACAAACCGAAAAAGACAACAAAAACAAAATCACATTTTGGAATGAAGTAAGGTTCCATGGGAAATGGTATTTTGTATCCACATATAAAAGTATCTTTGCAAGTTCAGTAACAGGTTACCTTCCTCTTTGGAAATCAGTGGAAGAAAAAAGAAATTTAGGCGAAGATCCAGTTACATTTCGTTATACGGCGTATATTACCAAATCAAATGTAAATCGATATAATTTTAAAGAATATAGTGAAGAGATAGCTTCTAGTAATAGTTTTTTAAGATATTACTCTCTATATAGTTTACCAACACCTTTACAAAACTTGTTTCGGTTGGTGATTTTAATTCCAATTGGAGCACTTGTCTTGTCAATCGCAAGGAATATGATTGGAATTCCCACATTTGGAATTTTTACTCCTATCTTACTTGCTATGTTCTTTTATGAAACAAATCTATGGTTTGGGATTGGGTTTTTTCTATTGATGATTGCCCTTGGTTTCTTTGAAAGGTTTGCACTCGACAAGTTTTACTTACTTGCAGTGCCTAGATTGTCTATATTACTCACAGTTACTGTTCTTACATTGATACTTTTTTCCATTATCAATGAGGAAATTTCAATTTTTAACCAAATGAGTGTTACCTTATTCCCGATTGTGATCACTACGATATTTGTTGAAAGGTTTTCAATTATGATCATAGAAGAAGGAGTGATGCATACAATGGTAACTTTACTTGGGACTTTGGTCATCGCACTTATCAGTTATATGATTTTTTTCTTTGGGTCTTTGCAGATTTTGTTTTTTACCCATCCAGAGTTACTTCTTATTGTCATTGCGATTCAAATTTTACTTGGTTTATACAAAGGGTATCGTATTTCCGAACTCTTTCGGTTTAGGGAAATTTTTAAATCATGA
- a CDS encoding ATP-dependent zinc protease, whose protein sequence is MSISKNSFHHKILKFTSNFCLICINFVLISLFLNCFGSGQVVEKKPDQHVKPIVIPPQYLKPIVGRVEWVEFPNWKLKLRARIDTGALSCSINAVNIERVVENGETYILFDTFVNEKPIRLKSKFVKEAKVTSTSGVSEKRIMISEVIKIGKYKEETMINLNDRTNLNYPILIGRNFLRGKFLVDVSLSHQLGD, encoded by the coding sequence ATGAGTATTTCTAAAAATTCCTTTCATCATAAAATTCTAAAATTCACATCTAATTTTTGTTTGATTTGTATTAATTTTGTTTTGATAAGCTTGTTTTTGAATTGTTTTGGTTCTGGGCAGGTGGTTGAAAAAAAACCAGACCAACATGTGAAACCAATTGTGATTCCTCCTCAATATTTAAAACCAATTGTGGGAAGAGTGGAATGGGTTGAGTTCCCAAACTGGAAATTGAAACTTAGGGCAAGAATTGATACTGGTGCTCTCTCTTGTTCCATCAATGCTGTGAATATTGAAAGAGTGGTTGAGAATGGTGAAACCTACATCTTATTTGATACTTTTGTAAATGAAAAACCAATTCGTTTAAAAAGTAAGTTTGTAAAGGAAGCAAAAGTGACTAGTACATCTGGAGTTTCTGAAAAACGGATTATGATTAGTGAAGTCATTAAAATTGGAAAATACAAAGAAGAAACCATGATCAACTTAAATGATCGCACAAATCTTAATTATCCGATATTGATTGGTAGGAATTTTTTACGTGGTAAATTTTTAGTGGATGTGTCTTTATCACACCAATTAGGGGATTAA
- a CDS encoding chloride channel protein codes for MRIPIGLSSVFSIQGPRSIYVYSLFIGLLSGFGAYGFNSALTWTESFTFGNLIGYDPGTPAGDLHFHSVDKVGELSPLWILFLPAIGGLLVGIITSFFCQEAQGGGTDSLIHAFHFNEGKISTKVPFYKALATILTLGSGGSGGKEGPTAQIGAGFGSSLANLLGAGARARRTLMLAGTAGGLGAIFRAPLGGAITAVEMVYQEDIESDSLVPCILSSVTAYLTYTSIAGSGSIFSVKEYSLNDYRHIPLYIVLGLLCYVVGYFFVKVYHWVQDIFSKLPLPIFLKPAFGGLIVGCIALLFPEVLGSGFGLIQRMINGEVLTSTSFGFSGPFFLLAVAIFKVFSTSLTVGSGSSGGLLGPSFAIGGMLGAFVGTMASVLFPELNIIVFPFLLVGMGSFFAGVARAPIAGMIMVCDMIGSYALLPALMIVAMIAVVLSHKISIYRNQIKNRFLSPSHHWDMNQDIMDRIRIQDHFTEFRKYAMVSEHLSLTQLQSNAPGIQASDFILLGSNEEYKGIVSLRKNRILPEYEAELKNLITCGEIVQDVPPVCQKDTLGKALRILLEYDVDKLAIVEENRCLGYLRYIDLFNAYQNEVKNKNKKSKAV; via the coding sequence ATGAGGATTCCCATCGGTCTAAGTTCTGTGTTTTCGATCCAGGGACCACGTTCGATTTATGTCTATTCCCTCTTCATTGGCTTACTTTCAGGTTTTGGAGCTTACGGATTCAATTCGGCACTCACCTGGACAGAATCCTTTACCTTTGGGAATTTGATTGGGTATGACCCAGGGACACCTGCAGGAGATTTGCATTTCCACTCCGTCGACAAAGTAGGGGAACTTTCCCCTCTTTGGATCCTTTTTTTGCCTGCCATTGGTGGCCTCCTTGTTGGAATCATTACTAGTTTTTTCTGCCAAGAGGCACAAGGAGGAGGGACAGATTCACTCATCCATGCTTTTCATTTTAATGAGGGAAAAATTAGCACCAAAGTTCCTTTTTATAAAGCACTAGCCACCATACTCACGTTAGGCTCAGGTGGTTCAGGGGGGAAAGAAGGACCAACTGCTCAGATTGGGGCTGGTTTTGGATCGAGTTTAGCTAATCTTTTGGGTGCAGGTGCCAGAGCAAGGCGAACATTGATGTTAGCTGGAACTGCTGGTGGACTGGGAGCCATCTTTCGTGCTCCGTTAGGTGGTGCCATCACAGCTGTTGAGATGGTTTACCAGGAAGATATCGAAAGTGATTCACTTGTCCCTTGCATTTTGTCATCCGTAACTGCTTATCTTACATACACGAGTATTGCGGGAAGTGGTTCAATCTTTTCTGTTAAAGAATATAGTTTAAATGATTACCGTCATATTCCCTTATACATAGTTCTTGGACTTTTGTGTTATGTGGTAGGTTATTTTTTTGTTAAGGTATACCATTGGGTACAGGATATTTTTTCCAAACTCCCTTTACCAATTTTCTTAAAACCTGCGTTTGGTGGACTCATTGTGGGATGTATTGCCTTATTATTCCCGGAAGTGTTAGGATCTGGATTTGGACTCATCCAAAGGATGATCAATGGAGAAGTGTTAACCTCAACAAGTTTTGGTTTTTCAGGACCGTTTTTTTTACTCGCTGTTGCCATCTTTAAAGTTTTTTCCACCTCCTTAACTGTAGGATCAGGGAGTTCAGGAGGGTTACTTGGGCCTTCATTTGCCATAGGTGGTATGTTAGGTGCCTTTGTGGGAACAATGGCGAGTGTTTTATTTCCTGAGCTGAATATCATCGTGTTCCCATTTTTACTCGTAGGTATGGGTTCATTTTTTGCAGGTGTTGCAAGAGCTCCAATTGCAGGAATGATCATGGTATGTGATATGATTGGCAGTTATGCTTTGCTCCCTGCACTGATGATCGTTGCTATGATTGCAGTGGTTTTATCTCATAAAATTTCTATCTATCGGAATCAAATTAAAAACAGGTTTTTATCTCCTTCCCACCATTGGGATATGAACCAAGATATCATGGATCGGATACGCATCCAGGATCATTTTACAGAATTCAGAAAGTATGCGATGGTTTCGGAACATTTATCCTTAACACAATTGCAATCCAATGCTCCTGGTATCCAAGCAAGTGATTTTATACTATTAGGATCCAACGAAGAATATAAGGGAATTGTCTCCCTTCGAAAAAATAGAATCCTTCCAGAATATGAAGCAGAGCTTAAAAATTTAATCACTTGCGGAGAAATTGTACAAGATGTGCCTCCAGTGTGTCAAAAAGATACGTTAGGGAAAGCACTTCGTATCTTATTAGAATATGATGTCGACAAACTTGCTATAGTTGAAGAAAATAGATGTCTGGGTTATTTACGTTATATTGATTTATTCAATGCCTATCAAAATGAAGTGAAAAATAAAAATAAAAAATCAAAAGCTGTATGA
- a CDS encoding LIC10920 family plasminogen-binding lipoprotein: MLRLISILLVLVPFFWGCLKNDNNAALSILDDSTPALYPFNGEVDTSVTTSCGQASPATATTGTTTGTTTGTTGSTGTSTNNTRFSVISQLIFKTKETLNIRFQYDSTQIQGNIDPQQGFILAGGLFGKTVQGTQGTVKWFNQGINIDTSIQNVQQISFFNIEIRLNGTYSTSSTNTATILLQCYTTDGVNCTSVTTTSRCFTSDNKTCIVQNTSGDAKSVIISGTIKCNAPNIVPQ, translated from the coding sequence ATGCTCCGACTGATCTCAATTCTATTGGTTCTTGTTCCTTTTTTTTGGGGATGCCTCAAAAATGATAATAATGCAGCTCTCAGCATCTTAGATGATAGTACCCCTGCTTTATACCCATTCAATGGAGAAGTTGACACGAGTGTAACAACAAGTTGTGGACAAGCCTCTCCAGCCACTGCAACAACAGGAACGACAACTGGGACAACCACGGGAACCACTGGTTCAACAGGAACAAGCACGAATAACACTCGTTTCTCTGTGATTTCTCAGTTAATTTTTAAAACCAAAGAAACTTTGAACATCAGATTTCAATACGACAGTACTCAAATCCAAGGGAACATCGACCCCCAACAAGGATTTATCCTTGCCGGTGGATTATTTGGAAAAACAGTCCAAGGAACACAAGGGACAGTGAAGTGGTTTAACCAAGGGATCAACATTGATACTTCCATCCAAAACGTTCAGCAAATATCTTTTTTTAATATTGAAATTCGTCTCAATGGAACTTATTCGACATCCTCAACAAACACTGCTACCATTTTACTCCAATGTTATACAACTGATGGTGTAAACTGTACTTCTGTCACAACTACTTCTAGATGTTTTACTTCTGATAACAAAACTTGTATTGTTCAAAACACAAGTGGAGACGCAAAATCAGTGATCATATCTGGAACCATTAAATGTAACGCTCCTAATATCGTTCCACAATAA
- a CDS encoding ATP-binding protein: MFRFVLSFLCFPFLLFAEGEYHLIHLGTSPNTPSINQCLSQSIYYFGFTKESHYYEIQLEADPTRYIHFENGMLSEIDCEIYQNNKKIKEFQTGLFRKKLPEVSYTGGFLFPAKEKGLYRFRIQSDDTHRINFHIRKESELFQYTKSLSLWQGLYLGLCILLCLFTAAQYVLLREKISLLLTFAISTILFTNVLRSGLFYEYGFSNQEWFFRYVPGLLSLSPIGFVLFLREFLHIKKEHPNFDKYVKLYLYLMLASIFLSIIDLQLYFRFIYTNSFMLSTTTFGYSIYCLFKKKEHANVLFFAFLVRQISTILLIFTNTGYLPSFPFLSSANEIGAAIQMTIFTIVVSKFQIQTRIIKEQTVTKVNEELEFMVSERTKELQLQKEKLESTILQLSQTENQLALSEKMTELGKLVAGVAHEINNPLSAIKASIETLMESKQNETSQLGSKENIYDSLSTTEINTLKQLFRYQSDFGLLASYTERKEKKSDLKKILKENDLDYDEATLEKFLDVGITKLEENQILLLKKGKEKLTDLILDEKNFRLHLSIIQIAVDRSSKIILALKNFSRITHSEHRKIFTLLENIETVITIYQYRMRSKVSLKKIFLTDATLLGWPEDLMRVWTNLILNALEAMKQKGNLTISSEKNGKHVEVKVIDNGPGIPIEIQKKIFEPFFTTKQQGEGTGMGLGITKSIIEKHNGSISLESEPGRTCFSILLPAIELIDPNETE, translated from the coding sequence TTGTTTCGTTTTGTACTAAGTTTTTTATGTTTTCCTTTTCTGCTTTTTGCAGAAGGGGAATATCATTTGATCCATCTTGGAACTAGTCCCAATACCCCTTCCATCAATCAATGTTTATCACAATCCATTTACTACTTTGGATTCACCAAAGAAAGCCATTATTACGAAATCCAATTAGAAGCAGATCCAACACGTTACATTCATTTTGAGAATGGGATGTTATCAGAGATTGATTGTGAGATTTATCAAAATAACAAAAAAATAAAAGAATTCCAAACTGGTTTGTTTCGAAAAAAACTACCAGAGGTATCCTATACGGGAGGATTTTTATTCCCAGCGAAAGAAAAGGGATTATATCGATTTCGAATCCAATCAGATGATACCCATCGAATCAATTTTCATATTCGAAAAGAATCAGAGTTATTTCAATATACAAAGTCTTTATCCTTATGGCAAGGACTGTATCTTGGACTTTGTATCCTATTGTGTTTGTTTACTGCAGCACAATATGTTTTACTCAGAGAAAAAATCTCACTACTATTAACATTTGCGATATCAACAATCCTATTCACGAATGTATTGCGATCTGGATTATTTTATGAATATGGATTCAGCAATCAAGAATGGTTTTTTCGTTATGTTCCGGGACTATTGTCATTAAGTCCAATTGGTTTTGTTTTATTCCTAAGAGAATTCTTACACATAAAAAAGGAACATCCTAATTTTGATAAATATGTAAAACTTTACCTATATTTAATGTTGGCTTCTATCTTCTTGTCAATCATAGACCTTCAACTCTACTTTCGCTTTATTTATACCAACAGTTTTATGTTATCAACTACAACTTTTGGATATTCGATCTACTGCTTGTTTAAAAAAAAGGAACATGCCAATGTTCTATTTTTTGCCTTCCTTGTTAGGCAGATTAGCACGATACTCCTAATTTTCACAAACACTGGTTATCTTCCTTCTTTCCCTTTTTTAAGTTCAGCAAATGAAATTGGTGCGGCAATTCAAATGACTATCTTTACGATAGTTGTATCAAAGTTTCAAATTCAAACCAGGATCATCAAAGAACAGACAGTAACAAAAGTAAACGAAGAACTAGAGTTTATGGTTTCGGAAAGAACAAAAGAACTTCAATTACAAAAAGAAAAATTAGAATCTACAATCTTACAATTAAGCCAAACCGAAAACCAGTTAGCATTATCAGAAAAAATGACCGAACTTGGGAAACTTGTAGCGGGTGTTGCTCACGAAATCAATAACCCACTGAGTGCCATCAAAGCTTCAATCGAAACCCTAATGGAATCCAAACAGAACGAAACAAGCCAACTCGGATCCAAGGAAAACATTTATGACAGTTTATCAACAACAGAAATCAATACATTAAAACAACTTTTCCGATACCAATCCGACTTTGGTTTATTGGCTAGTTATACAGAACGTAAGGAAAAAAAATCTGATCTTAAAAAAATACTAAAAGAGAATGATTTGGATTACGACGAAGCAACATTAGAAAAGTTTTTAGATGTCGGAATCACAAAACTTGAAGAAAACCAAATTTTATTATTAAAAAAAGGAAAAGAAAAACTTACCGATCTAATTTTAGATGAAAAAAACTTTAGGCTCCATTTATCTATTATTCAAATTGCAGTCGACCGTTCCTCAAAAATCATCTTAGCTCTCAAAAACTTTTCAAGAATCACACATTCAGAACATCGGAAAATTTTCACTCTACTCGAAAACATTGAAACAGTGATAACCATTTACCAATACCGGATGAGGAGTAAAGTTTCTTTAAAAAAAATATTTTTAACAGATGCAACTCTACTTGGATGGCCTGAGGATCTAATGCGTGTTTGGACAAACTTGATATTAAATGCATTAGAAGCCATGAAACAGAAAGGCAATCTTACGATTAGTTCTGAAAAAAATGGGAAACATGTTGAAGTGAAAGTTATCGATAACGGACCAGGGATACCAATCGAAATTCAAAAAAAGATATTTGAACCTTTTTTTACCACCAAACAACAAGGGGAAGGAACGGGAATGGGTCTTGGTATCACTAAATCCATCATTGAAAAACACAATGGATCTATTTCCTTAGAATCAGAACCTGGCAGGACATGTTTTTCTATTTTACTTCCTGCGATCGAACTGATAGATCCGAATGAAACAGAATGA
- a CDS encoding polyprenyl synthetase family protein, whose protein sequence is MKSKVNIQSILSKFDKNIDNIIHEDIPILKKIKKQVITSGGKRIRPFAHYLFCQFLEVKDVSWLDVGSVAELIHAASLLHDDVVDNAPIRRGKPTIGANFGNKTAILAGDYLLACGISRLNSLGNPELMEIFSQVLRDLSVSELLQMEWEKNPKITLKIYDQIIYGKTASLFGVCTESAAILAHKTKSERKQYRQFGVRLGKLFQKKDDCLDYFEDSKTSGKEYLKDFKNGLFTYPVLLLRSKLNIIEKSKLNRMFQKEFRDENDEKTILNLMNSKNIPNILHKELELEKNDLLLFLNQFPKTEERELFIEQLNRLT, encoded by the coding sequence ATGAAGTCTAAAGTCAATATCCAGTCTATATTATCTAAATTTGATAAAAATATAGATAATATCATTCACGAAGACATTCCTATCCTCAAAAAAATAAAAAAACAGGTAATTACTTCTGGTGGGAAAAGGATTCGACCTTTTGCTCATTATCTCTTTTGCCAATTTTTAGAAGTAAAGGATGTTAGTTGGTTGGATGTGGGAAGTGTTGCCGAACTCATCCATGCTGCCAGTTTACTTCATGATGATGTTGTGGATAATGCCCCAATCCGGCGGGGGAAACCTACGATTGGTGCAAATTTTGGAAACAAAACTGCCATCCTTGCAGGTGATTATTTATTAGCATGTGGAATTAGCCGACTCAATTCTCTCGGAAATCCAGAACTCATGGAAATTTTTTCCCAAGTGCTTCGCGATTTATCTGTGAGCGAACTTTTGCAAATGGAATGGGAAAAAAATCCTAAAATCACTCTTAAGATTTATGACCAAATCATTTATGGAAAAACAGCTTCTTTGTTTGGTGTTTGCACTGAGTCTGCTGCTATCTTAGCTCACAAAACAAAATCAGAGCGAAAACAGTATCGCCAATTTGGTGTTAGGCTAGGAAAGTTATTCCAAAAAAAAGATGATTGTCTCGATTATTTTGAAGATTCAAAAACAAGTGGAAAAGAGTATTTAAAAGACTTTAAAAACGGACTTTTTACGTATCCAGTTTTATTGTTACGATCAAAACTTAACATCATAGAAAAATCTAAATTGAATCGAATGTTTCAAAAAGAGTTTCGAGATGAAAATGATGAGAAAACCATCCTAAACTTAATGAATTCAAAAAATATTCCAAACATTCTTCATAAAGAATTAGAATTAGAAAAAAATGACTTATTACTCTTTTTAAATCAATTCCCTAAAACAGAAGAAAGGGAACTTTTCATCGAACAATTGAATCGACTTACTTAA
- a CDS encoding transglutaminase-like domain-containing protein — MGQNSFPDFYPDDITRLLYDWEVAPAEKKRFILKLIASRIPWQIQLESALDEVKDPYLRVQARNLKSEILRHRLRHSFFKLTLRGNTNHYKDLEEMVVQLSSIGFPDQNYAEIKHELDRIALRISELYDDHSGYLTDELKVQILCQVMFQEEGFVGNIQNYNDPGNSYLFQVIKSRLGIPISLSVVYLLVAQRLGLPLYGTNLPLHFLLQYESDGYFTYIDPFHGGVLLDKFTCEKFLEANGYSNSPKYFTKASTLSMIKRMCRNLLHIYRDNQTKEMENMIKDYLQILESRSTHVE, encoded by the coding sequence ATGGGACAAAACTCCTTTCCTGATTTTTACCCGGATGATATCACTCGTTTATTGTATGATTGGGAAGTAGCTCCTGCAGAAAAAAAACGTTTTATCTTAAAACTGATCGCTTCACGTATTCCTTGGCAAATCCAATTAGAATCTGCCTTGGACGAAGTGAAAGATCCTTATCTTCGTGTCCAAGCGAGGAATCTAAAATCAGAAATTTTGCGCCATCGATTAAGGCATTCTTTCTTCAAACTCACGTTACGTGGGAATACAAATCATTATAAAGATTTAGAGGAGATGGTTGTTCAACTTTCAAGTATTGGTTTTCCTGATCAAAATTATGCAGAAATCAAACATGAATTAGATCGAATCGCTCTTCGTATATCTGAGTTATATGATGATCATTCAGGTTATCTAACGGATGAACTCAAAGTACAAATCCTTTGTCAGGTGATGTTCCAAGAAGAAGGTTTTGTTGGAAATATCCAAAATTATAATGATCCTGGAAATTCCTATTTATTCCAGGTAATCAAAAGTCGATTGGGAATTCCAATTTCATTGTCTGTTGTATACCTTCTTGTCGCACAACGACTTGGTTTACCTTTATACGGCACCAATTTACCATTACATTTTCTATTACAATATGAATCAGATGGTTATTTCACTTACATCGATCCATTCCATGGCGGGGTCTTATTAGATAAATTTACCTGTGAGAAATTTTTGGAAGCGAATGGTTATTCCAATTCTCCAAAATATTTCACAAAGGCATCTACACTTTCTATGATCAAACGAATGTGTCGAAATTTACTCCATATTTATAGAGACAATCAGACCAAAGAAATGGAAAATATGATTAAGGATTATCTTCAAATTCTTGAAAGTCGATCCACACATGTTGAATAA
- a CDS encoding transketolase, whose translation MEKIEVAKKFANDIRIQVIKMVTAANSGHPGGPLGLADIYAALYTSILNHDPKNPEWSERDRLILSNGHVCAVRYAAMGLSGYFPVEDLLTFRNINSYLQGHPSTRYMKGIESSSGSLGQGLSVSVGLALGAKLKKETYKIYTCISDGECGEGMTWEAAQSAVHFKTDNLIAFMDRNYIQIDGNTEEVMKLEPLDKKFEMFGWNVINADGHNMEEIFSAFAKAKQHTGGPTLIVFRTILGKGVSYMENNPKWHGTPPNKEQEAQALAELA comes from the coding sequence ATGGAAAAAATTGAAGTCGCAAAGAAATTTGCAAATGATATCCGAATCCAAGTAATCAAAATGGTTACGGCAGCTAATTCTGGTCACCCAGGTGGACCACTCGGACTTGCTGATATCTACGCGGCCCTTTACACTTCAATACTCAACCACGACCCTAAAAATCCAGAATGGTCCGAACGAGATCGATTGATATTATCCAATGGGCACGTATGTGCAGTTCGTTATGCAGCAATGGGACTTTCAGGATACTTCCCAGTGGAAGACCTTTTGACATTCCGAAATATCAACTCTTATTTACAAGGACACCCTTCCACTCGTTATATGAAGGGTATTGAATCTAGTTCTGGTTCCCTTGGACAAGGTCTTTCCGTTTCTGTTGGGCTTGCACTTGGTGCAAAGTTAAAGAAAGAGACATATAAAATTTATACATGTATTTCTGATGGTGAATGTGGTGAAGGAATGACTTGGGAAGCAGCTCAATCTGCAGTTCATTTTAAAACAGATAACCTCATTGCCTTTATGGATCGTAACTATATTCAAATTGATGGTAACACAGAAGAAGTAATGAAGTTAGAACCATTGGATAAAAAATTTGAAATGTTTGGTTGGAATGTGATCAATGCAGACGGACATAATATGGAAGAAATTTTCTCTGCATTTGCGAAAGCAAAACAACATACTGGTGGACCAACACTCATCGTGTTTAGAACCATTTTAGGCAAAGGTGTTTCTTATATGGAAAACAATCCTAAGTGGCATGGTACCCCACCAAATAAAGAACAAGAAGCACAAGCTCTTGCAGAATTAGCTTAA